Proteins found in one Dermacentor silvarum isolate Dsil-2018 chromosome 8, BIME_Dsil_1.4, whole genome shotgun sequence genomic segment:
- the LOC119461406 gene encoding collagen alpha-1(IV) chain-like isoform X14 → MRGKVLAIVFCLLGSAISARAAELGQQQEHVSLTLEPAPVAGVTENVVTGVSGGALGGVTSATSSVAPGVVGGSLTTGAIGTPWGVAGFPYSSWSGYPGFGGFSNLYGGYYGGYPGYGSYLSRSSGLFGPSSPWGYPYGSAYGSIGYPGALGGLGGYGGALGLLGRYPGLSGVYGNTLGLSGLYGAYPGFGRLPGVLGSYPGLTGLSSLYGGYPGYLGSLSGLSGPLGLLGRYPGLSGLYPGLSGLSGLYGGYPGLTGLSSVLGRFPGYSALSTLYGSYPGSSSYFARSSGLLGLSSPWGYSHASGFGSLGYPGSLGGVLGGLGGPLGLLGRYPGLSGLYGSSLALSGLSGSYSGLGRLSGLLGGYSGLTGLSGLYGGYPGYLGSLSGLSGPLGLLGRYPGLSGLYPGLSGLSGLYGGYPGLTGLSSVFGRYPGYSALSTLYGSYPGSSSYLSRSSGLLGLSSPWGYSHASGFGSLGYPGSLGGVLGGLGGPLGLLGHYPGLSGLYGSSLALSGLSGSYSGLGRLSGLLGGYSGLTGLSGLYGGYPGYLGSLSGLSGPLGLLGRYPGLSGLLGGYSGLNGLLGLNGGYSGLTGLSALLGGYSGHSGLSTLYGGYPGYGSYFGRSSGLLGLTSPWGTSYGTTLGSYGYPSYLGGRYGGLLGRYPGLQGSSFGLSGLYGSYPGLGRLSGLLGYPGLTGLSSLYSGYPGALGGLSGLAGPLGLLGRYPGLSGLLGGYSGLNRLSGLYGGYSGLTGLSGLLGGYPGYSGLSTLYGGYPGYGSYLSRSSGLLGLTSPWGTSYGSTLGSYGYPSYLGGLYGGFRGPLGVLGRYHGLSGLYGSYPGLSGLYGSYPGFGSLSGLTTGYPGWRYPSAYGGLNGVWGYPYGSSLSPYGYGSSVGPFGYSGLYGRGVGAFGNYGPYGSWGYPGFYGNGVGPLGAYGYGPFGRYGPFGSSLGYPGAYSNGFGPFGPFGYGGPFSGYYGPYGPSGKTFGPYVLPGPLGTTTSTVVPTAQGPSVTSTVVPEVVKPSATLVTPEGLPTLPVNVATGSKGVKTIVG, encoded by the exons ATGCGGGGAAAAGTTCTGGCCATCGTCTTCTGTCTCCTAGGCTCTG CCATTTCAGCTAGAGCTGCTGAATTAGGGCAGCAACAAGAACACGTCAGTCTCACCTTGGAACCAGCACCAGTCGCAGGGGTTACCGAAAATGTCGTCACTGGAGTTTCAGGTGGAGCATTAGGCGGCGTCACTAGCGCCACATCAAGTGTTGCGCCTGGTGTGGTTGGAGGCTCTTTGACCACCGGTGCTATAGGAACACCATGGGGAGTTGCTGGGTTCCCGTATAGTTCTTGGAGTGGCTACCCAGGTTTTGGTGGTTTTTCAAACCTTTATGGGGGCTACTACGGAGGCTACCCGGGCTACGGCAGTTATCTGTCTCGCTCATCCGGGCTTTTCGGTCCTTCCAGCCCGTGGGGATACCCGTATGGTAGTGCTTATGGATCTATAGGCTACCCTGGTGCTCTGGGAGGACTTGGAGGATATGGGGGAGCTCTTGGACTTCTAGGACGTTATCCAGGCCTTTCCGGAGTGTATGGAAACACCCTCGGTCTTTCAGGCCTGTACGGAGCATACCCAGGATTCGGACGCCTGCCGGGAGTTCTGGGAAGTTACCCAGGTCTGACGGGGCTTTCAAGTTTGTATGGCGGATACCCAG GTTACTTGGGAAGTCTTAGTGGCCTTTCGGGACCTCTAGGACTACTTGGACGTTACCCAGGGCTTTCAGGATTGTACCCTGGACTTAGTGGCTTGTCTGGATTGTATGGAGGATACCCTGGTCTCACCGGCCTCTCAAGTGTGCTTGGGCGTTTCCCTGGTTACTCAGCCCTTTCGACACTGTACGGAAGCTATCCCGGCTCCAGCAGTTACTTTGCACGCTCCTCGGGTCTTCTTGGCCTTTCTAGCCCATGGGGATATTCCCATGCAAGCGGATTTGGTTCGCTAGGCTACCCAGGATCTCTAGGAGGAGTTCTTGGAGGACTCGGAGGGCCACTCGGCCTACTTGGACGTTACCCAGGGCTTTCTGGCCTGTACGGAAGCTCACTTGCTCTTTCAGGTCTCTCCGGAAGTTACTCAGGACTCGGACGCTTGTCTGGACTTCTGGGAGGATACTCTGGTTTGACTGGACTTTCAGGTTTGTATGGTGGATATCCAGGTTACTTGGGAAGCCTTAGTGGCCTTTCGGGACCTCTAGGACTACTTGGACGTTACCCAGGGCTTTCAGGATTGTACCCTGGACTTAGTGGCTTGTCTGGATTGTATGGAGGATACCCTGGTCTCACCGGCCTCTCAAGTGTGTTTGGGCGTTACCCCGGTTACTCAGCCCTTTCGACACTGTACGGAAGCTATCCCGGCTCCAGCAGTTACTTGTCTCGCTCCTCGGGTCTTCTTGGCCTTTCTAGCCCATGGGGATATTCCCATGCAAGCGGATTTGGTTCACTAGGCTACCCAGGATCTCTAGGAGGAGTTCTTGGAGGACTCGGAGGGCCACTTGGCCTACTTGGACATTATCCAGGGCTTTCTGGCCTGTACGGAAGCTCACTTGCTCTTTCAGGCCTCTCCGGAAGTTACTCAGGACTCGGACGCTTGTCTGGACTTCTGGGAGGATACTCTGGTTTGACAGGTCTTTCCGGTTTGTATGGTGGATACCCAGGTTACTTGGGAAGCCTTAGTGGTCTTTCCGGACCTCTTGGACTATTGGGACGTTATCCCGGCCTCTCAGGATTGCTCGGAGGCTACTCAGGTCTAAATGGTTTACTTGGATTGAACGGAGGATATTCAGGTCTCACTGGCCTGTCAGCATTACTTGGAGGATATTCAGGTCACTCTGGCCTTTCTACATTGTACGGAGGCTACCCAGGTTACGGCAGCTATTTTGGCCGCTCATCGGGACTTCTTGGACTTACCAGCCCATGGGGAACTTCATATGGCACCACCCTTGGATCTTATGGGTACCCTAGTTATTTGGGAGGACGTTATGGAGGGCTCCTTGGACGTTATCCGGGACTGCAAGGAAGTTCTTTTGGTTTGTCAGGACTATATGGAAGTTACCCCGGTCTAGGGCGCTTGTCAGGGCTTCTTGGCTACCCTGGCTTGACAGGACTTTCGAGTTTATACAGTGGATACCCAGGCGCTCTGGGAGGTCTTAGTGGCCTTGCAGGACCACTAGGACTGCTCGGACGTTACCCTGGTCTTTCTGGTTTGCTCGGAGGCTACTCAGGTCTTAACCGACTGTCTGGATTGTATGGAGGATATTCAGGTCTCACAGGTCTTTCAGGGTTGCTTGGAGGCTATCCAGGATACTCCGGCCTTTCTACTTTGTACGGAGGCTACCCAGGTTACGGCAGCTATTTGAGCCGCTCATCGGGACTTCTTGGACTTACTAGCCCATGGGGAACTTCATATGGTAGCACCCTTGGGTCTTATGGCTACCCAAGCTATTTGGGAGGACTTTATGGTGGATTTAGAGGGCCTCTAGGAGTTCTTGGACGTTATCACGGTCTCTCGGGATTGTACGGAAGCTACCCTGGTCTGTCAGGCCTCTACGGAAGTTACCCAGGCTTCGGAAGCTTGTCTGGACTCACTACTGGTTACCCTGGCTGGAGGTATCCTTCTGCCTATGGAGGTCTGAATGGCGTATGGGGATATCCATACGGTAGTAGCCTTAGCCCATACGGCTACGGAAGTTCAGTTGGCCCATTCGGATACTCTGGTCTTTATGGACGCGGCGTTGGTGCATTCGGAAACTATGGCCCATACGGGTCTTGGGGCTACCCTGGGTTCTACGGTAACGGAGTGGGTCCTCTAGGTGCATATGGATATGGTCCATTTGGTCGATATGGTCCTTTCGGCAGCTCCCTTGGCTATCCTGGAGCATACAGTAATGGATTTGGTCCCTTTGGTCCGTTCGGTTATGGCGGACCCTTCAGCGGCTACTACGGCCCATATGGTCCGTCCGGAAAAACTTTTGGTCCCTACGTTCTACCCGGCCCCTTAGGAACAACAACTTCAACTGTCGTCCCAACTGCCCAAGGACCATCTGTCACCAGTACAGTTGTGCCTGAGGTTGTGAAACCAAGTGCAACTCTAGTCACACCTGAAGGCCTGCCCACACTACCCGTTAATGTTGCAACGGGTTCAAAGGG GGTCAAGACCATCGTAGGCTGA
- the LOC119461406 gene encoding collagen alpha-1(IV) chain-like isoform X5: MRGKVLAIVFCLLGSAISARAAELGQQQEHVSLTLEPAPVAGVTENVVTGVSGGALGGVTSATSSVAPGVVGGSLTTGAIGTPWGVAGFPYSSWSGYPGFGGFSNLYGGYYGGYPGYGSYLSRSSGLFGPSSPWGYPYGSAYGSIGYPGALGGLGGYGGALGLLGRYPGLSGVYGNTLGLSGLYGAYPGFGRLPGVLGSYPGLTGLSSLYGGYPGYLGSLSGLSGPLGLLGRYPGLSGLLGSYPGLNGLSGWYGGYPGLTGLSRVLAGYPGYSALSTLYGSYPGSSSYFSHSSGLLGLPSPWGYSHASGFGSLGYPGSLGGVLGGLRGPLGLLGRYPGLSGLYPGLSGLSGLYGGYPGLAALSGVLGRFPGYSALSTLYGSYPGSSSYLSRSSGLLGLSSPWGYSHASGFSSLGYPGSVGGVLGGLGGPLGLLGHYPGLSGLYGSSLALSGLTGSYSGLGRLSGLLGGYSGLTGLSGLYGGYPGSLGSLSSVSGPLGLLGRYPGLSGLYPGLSGLSGLYGGYPGLTGLSGVLGRFPGYSALSTLYGSYPGSSSYLSRSSALLGLSSPWGFSHASALGSLGYPGSVGGVLGGLGGPLGLLGHYPGLSGLYGSSLALSGLSGSYSGLGRLSGLLGGYSGLTGLSGLYGGYPGYLGSLSGLSGPLGLLGRYPGLSGLYPGLSGLSGLYGGYPGLTGLSSVLGRFPGYSALSTLYGSYPGSSSYFARSSGLLGLSSPWGYSHASGFGSLGYPGSLGGVLGGLGGPLGLLGRYPGLSGLYGSSLALSGLSGSYSGLGRLSGLLGGYSGLTGLSGLYGGYPGYLGSLSGLSGPLGLLGRYPGLSGLLGGYSGLNGLLGLNGGYSGLTGLSALLGGYSGHSGLSTLYGGYPGYGSYFGRSSGLLGLTSPWGTSYGTTLGSYGYPSYLGGRYGGLLGRYPGLQGSSFGLSGLYGSYPGLGRLSGLLGYPGLTGLSSLYSGYPGALGGLSGLAGPLGLLGRYPGLSGLLGGYSGLNRLSGLYGGYSGLTGLSGLLGGYPGYSGLSTLYGGYPGYGSYLSRSSGLLGLTSPWGTSYGSTLGSYGYPSYLGGLYGGFRGPLGVLGRYHGLSGLYGSYPGLSGLYGSYPGFGSLSGLTTGYPGWRYPSAYGGLNGVWGYPYGSSLSPYGYGSSVGPFGYSGLYGRGVGAFGNYGPYGSWGYPGFYGNGVGPLGAYGYGPFGRYGPFGSSLGYPGAYSNGFGPFGPFGYGGPFSGYYGPYGPSGKTFGPYVLPGPLGTTTSTVVPTAQGPSVTSTVVPEVVKPSATLVTPEGLPTLPVNVATGSKGVKTIVG, translated from the exons ATGCGGGGAAAAGTTCTGGCCATCGTCTTCTGTCTCCTAGGCTCTG CCATTTCAGCTAGAGCTGCTGAATTAGGGCAGCAACAAGAACACGTCAGTCTCACCTTGGAACCAGCACCAGTCGCAGGGGTTACCGAAAATGTCGTCACTGGAGTTTCAGGTGGAGCATTAGGCGGCGTCACTAGCGCCACATCAAGTGTTGCGCCTGGTGTGGTTGGAGGCTCTTTGACCACCGGTGCTATAGGAACACCATGGGGAGTTGCTGGGTTCCCGTATAGTTCTTGGAGTGGCTACCCAGGTTTTGGTGGTTTTTCAAACCTTTATGGGGGCTACTACGGAGGCTACCCGGGCTACGGCAGTTATCTGTCTCGCTCATCCGGGCTTTTCGGTCCTTCCAGCCCGTGGGGATACCCGTATGGTAGTGCTTATGGATCTATAGGCTACCCTGGTGCTCTGGGAGGACTTGGAGGATATGGGGGAGCTCTTGGACTTCTAGGACGTTATCCAGGCCTTTCCGGAGTGTATGGAAACACCCTCGGTCTTTCAGGCCTGTACGGAGCATACCCAGGATTCGGACGCCTGCCGGGAGTTCTGGGAAGTTACCCAGGTCTGACGGGGCTTTCAAGTTTGTATGGCGGATACCCAGGTTATTTGGGAAGCCTTAGCGGTCTTTCTGGGCCGCTGGGACTACTCGGACGTTATCCAGGGCTTTCGGGATTGTTAGGAAGCTATCCTGGCCTGAATGGTCTCTCGGGTTGGTATGGAGGATACCCAGGTCTCACAGGCCTTTCACGAGTGCTTGCAGGTTACCCCGGTTACTCCGCCCTTTCGACACTGTACGGAAGCTATCCCGGCTCCAGCAGCTATTTTTCTCACTCGTCGGGTCTTCTTGGCCTTCCTAGTCCATGGGGATATTCCCATGCAAGCGGATTTGGTTCACTAGGCTACCCAGGATCTCTAGGAGGAGTTCTTGGTGGACTCCGAGGGCCACTCGGCCTACTTGGACGTTACCCAGGGCTTTCTGGCCTGTACCCTGGACTTAGTGGTTTGTCTGGATTGTATGGAGGATACCCTGGTCTCGCAGCCCTCTCAGGTGTGCTTGGCCGTTTCCCTGGTTACTCAGCCCTTTCGACGCTATACGGAAGCTATCCCGGTTCCAGCAGTTACTTGTCTCGCTCCTCGGGTCTTCTTGGTCTTTCTAGCCCATGGGGATATTCTCACGCAAGCGGTTTTAGTTCACTAGGCTATCCAGGATCTGTTGGAGGAGTTCTCGGAGGACTTGGAGGACCTCTAGGTCTTCTTGGACATTACCCAGGACTTTCCGGCCTTTACGGAAGCTCACTTGCTCTTTCAGGTCTCACCGGAAGTTACTCAGGACTCGGACGCTTGTCTGGACTTCTGGGAGGATACTCTGGTTTGACAGGGCTTTCTGGTTTGTATGGGGGATACCCAGGTTCCTTGGGAAGCCTCAGTAGCGTTTCCGGACCTCTAGGACTACTTGGACGTTACCCAGGGCTTTCAGGACTGTACCCTGGACTTAGTGGCTTGTCTGGATTGTATGGAGGATACCCTGGTCTCACCGGCCTCTCAGGTGTGCTTGGTCGTTTCCCTGGTTACTCAGCCCTTTCGACGCTGTACGGAAGCTATCCCGGTTCCAGCAGTTACTTGTCTCGCTCCTCGGCTCTTCTTGGTCTTTCTAGCCCATGGGGATTTTCTCACGCAAGCGCTTTGGGTTCACTAGGCTATCCAGGATCTGTTGGAGGAGTTCTCGGAGGACTTGGAGGACCTCTAGGTCTTCTTGGACATTACCCAGGACTTTCCGGCCTTTACGGAAGCTCACTTGCTCTTTCAGGTCTCTCCGGAAGTTACTCAGGACTCGGACGTTTGTCTGGACTTCTGGGAGGATACTCTGGTTTGACAGGACTTTCAGGTTTGTATGGTGGATACCCAGGTTACTTGGGAAGTCTTAGTGGCCTTTCGGGACCTCTAGGACTACTTGGACGTTACCCAGGGCTTTCAGGATTGTACCCTGGACTTAGTGGCTTGTCTGGATTGTATGGAGGATACCCTGGTCTCACCGGCCTCTCAAGTGTGCTTGGGCGTTTCCCTGGTTACTCAGCCCTTTCGACACTGTACGGAAGCTATCCCGGCTCCAGCAGTTACTTTGCACGCTCCTCGGGTCTTCTTGGCCTTTCTAGCCCATGGGGATATTCCCATGCAAGCGGATTTGGTTCGCTAGGCTACCCAGGATCTCTAGGAGGAGTTCTTGGAGGACTCGGAGGGCCACTCGGCCTACTTGGACGTTACCCAGGGCTTTCTGGCCTGTACGGAAGCTCACTTGCTCTTTCAGGTCTCTCCGGAAGTTACTCAGGACTCGGACGCTTGTCTGGACTTCTGGGAGGATACTCTGGTTTGACTGGACTTTCAGGTTTGTATGGTGGATATCCAG GTTACTTGGGAAGCCTTAGTGGTCTTTCCGGACCTCTTGGACTATTGGGACGTTATCCCGGCCTCTCAGGATTGCTCGGAGGCTACTCAGGTCTAAATGGTTTACTTGGATTGAACGGAGGATATTCAGGTCTCACTGGCCTGTCAGCATTACTTGGAGGATATTCAGGTCACTCTGGCCTTTCTACATTGTACGGAGGCTACCCAGGTTACGGCAGCTATTTTGGCCGCTCATCGGGACTTCTTGGACTTACCAGCCCATGGGGAACTTCATATGGCACCACCCTTGGATCTTATGGGTACCCTAGTTATTTGGGAGGACGTTATGGAGGGCTCCTTGGACGTTATCCGGGACTGCAAGGAAGTTCTTTTGGTTTGTCAGGACTATATGGAAGTTACCCCGGTCTAGGGCGCTTGTCAGGGCTTCTTGGCTACCCTGGCTTGACAGGACTTTCGAGTTTATACAGTGGATACCCAGGCGCTCTGGGAGGTCTTAGTGGCCTTGCAGGACCACTAGGACTGCTCGGACGTTACCCTGGTCTTTCTGGTTTGCTCGGAGGCTACTCAGGTCTTAACCGACTGTCTGGATTGTATGGAGGATATTCAGGTCTCACAGGTCTTTCAGGGTTGCTTGGAGGCTATCCAGGATACTCCGGCCTTTCTACTTTGTACGGAGGCTACCCAGGTTACGGCAGCTATTTGAGCCGCTCATCGGGACTTCTTGGACTTACTAGCCCATGGGGAACTTCATATGGTAGCACCCTTGGGTCTTATGGCTACCCAAGCTATTTGGGAGGACTTTATGGTGGATTTAGAGGGCCTCTAGGAGTTCTTGGACGTTATCACGGTCTCTCGGGATTGTACGGAAGCTACCCTGGTCTGTCAGGCCTCTACGGAAGTTACCCAGGCTTCGGAAGCTTGTCTGGACTCACTACTGGTTACCCTGGCTGGAGGTATCCTTCTGCCTATGGAGGTCTGAATGGCGTATGGGGATATCCATACGGTAGTAGCCTTAGCCCATACGGCTACGGAAGTTCAGTTGGCCCATTCGGATACTCTGGTCTTTATGGACGCGGCGTTGGTGCATTCGGAAACTATGGCCCATACGGGTCTTGGGGCTACCCTGGGTTCTACGGTAACGGAGTGGGTCCTCTAGGTGCATATGGATATGGTCCATTTGGTCGATATGGTCCTTTCGGCAGCTCCCTTGGCTATCCTGGAGCATACAGTAATGGATTTGGTCCCTTTGGTCCGTTCGGTTATGGCGGACCCTTCAGCGGCTACTACGGCCCATATGGTCCGTCCGGAAAAACTTTTGGTCCCTACGTTCTACCCGGCCCCTTAGGAACAACAACTTCAACTGTCGTCCCAACTGCCCAAGGACCATCTGTCACCAGTACAGTTGTGCCTGAGGTTGTGAAACCAAGTGCAACTCTAGTCACACCTGAAGGCCTGCCCACACTACCCGTTAATGTTGCAACGGGTTCAAAGGG GGTCAAGACCATCGTAGGCTGA
- the LOC119461406 gene encoding collagen alpha-1(IV) chain-like isoform X3, producing the protein MRGKVLAIVFCLLGSAISARAAELGQQQEHVSLTLEPAPVAGVTENVVTGVSGGALGGVTSATSSVAPGVVGGSLTTGAIGTPWGVAGFPYSSWSGYPGFGGFSNLYGGYYGGYPGYGSYLSRSSGLFGPSSPWGYPYGSAYGSIGYPGALGGLGGYGGALGLLGRYPGLSGVYGNTLGLSGLYGAYPGFGRLPGVLGSYPGLTGLSSLYGGYPGYLGSLSGLSGPLGLLGRYPGLSGLLGSYPGLNGLSGWYGGYPGLTGLSRVLAGYPGYSALSTLYGSYPGSSSYFSHSSGLLGLPSPWGYSHASGFGSLGYPGSLGGVLGGLRGPLGLLGRYPGLSGLYPGLSGLSGLYGGYPGLAALSGVLGRFPGYSALSTLYGSYPGSSSYLSRSSGLLGLSSPWGYSHASGFSSLGYPGSVGGVLGGLGGPLGLLGHYPGLSGLYGSSLALSGLTGSYSGLGRLSGLLGGYSGLTGLSGLYGGYPGSLGSLSSVSGPLGLLGRYPGLSGLYPGLSGLSGLYGGYPGLTGLSGVLGRFPGYSALSTLYGSYPGSSSYLSRSSALLGLSSPWGFSHASALGSLGYPGSVGGVLGGLGGPLGLLGHYPGLSGLYGSSLALSGLSGSYSGLGRLSGLLGGYSGLTGLSGLYGGYPGYLGSLSGLSGPLGLLGRYPGLSGLYPGLSGLSGLYGGYPGLTGLSSVFGRYPGYSALSTLYGSYPGSSSYLSRSSGLLGLSSPWGYSHASGFGSLGYPGSLGGVLGGLGGPLGLLGHYPGLSGLYGSSLALSGLSGSYSGLGRLSGLLGGYSGLTGLSGLYGGYPGYLGSLSGLSGPLGLLGRYPGLSGLLGGYSGLNGLLGLNGGYSGLTGLSALLGGYSGHSGLSTLYGGYPGYGSYFGRSSGLLGLTSPWGTSYGTTLGSYGYPSYLGGRYGGLLGRYPGLQGSSFGLSGLYGSYPGLGRLSGLLGYPGLTGLSSLYSGYPGALGGLSGLAGPLGLLGRYPGLSGLLGGYSGLNRLSGLYGGYSGLTGLSGLLGGYPGYSGLSTLYGGYPGYGSYLSRSSGLLGLTSPWGTSYGSTLGSYGYPSYLGGLYGGFRGPLGVLGRYHGLSGLYGSYPGLSGLYGSYPGFGSLSGLTTGYPGWRYPSAYGGLNGVWGYPYGSSLSPYGYGSSVGPFGYSGLYGRGVGAFGNYGPYGSWGYPGFYGNGVGPLGAYGYGPFGRYGPFGSSLGYPGAYSNGFGPFGPFGYGGPFSGYYGPYGPSGKTFGPYVLPGPLGTTTSTVVPTAQGPSVTSTVVPEVVKPSATLVTPEGLPTLPVNVATGSKGVKTIVG; encoded by the exons ATGCGGGGAAAAGTTCTGGCCATCGTCTTCTGTCTCCTAGGCTCTG CCATTTCAGCTAGAGCTGCTGAATTAGGGCAGCAACAAGAACACGTCAGTCTCACCTTGGAACCAGCACCAGTCGCAGGGGTTACCGAAAATGTCGTCACTGGAGTTTCAGGTGGAGCATTAGGCGGCGTCACTAGCGCCACATCAAGTGTTGCGCCTGGTGTGGTTGGAGGCTCTTTGACCACCGGTGCTATAGGAACACCATGGGGAGTTGCTGGGTTCCCGTATAGTTCTTGGAGTGGCTACCCAGGTTTTGGTGGTTTTTCAAACCTTTATGGGGGCTACTACGGAGGCTACCCGGGCTACGGCAGTTATCTGTCTCGCTCATCCGGGCTTTTCGGTCCTTCCAGCCCGTGGGGATACCCGTATGGTAGTGCTTATGGATCTATAGGCTACCCTGGTGCTCTGGGAGGACTTGGAGGATATGGGGGAGCTCTTGGACTTCTAGGACGTTATCCAGGCCTTTCCGGAGTGTATGGAAACACCCTCGGTCTTTCAGGCCTGTACGGAGCATACCCAGGATTCGGACGCCTGCCGGGAGTTCTGGGAAGTTACCCAGGTCTGACGGGGCTTTCAAGTTTGTATGGCGGATACCCAGGTTATTTGGGAAGCCTTAGCGGTCTTTCTGGGCCGCTGGGACTACTCGGACGTTATCCAGGGCTTTCGGGATTGTTAGGAAGCTATCCTGGCCTGAATGGTCTCTCGGGTTGGTATGGAGGATACCCAGGTCTCACAGGCCTTTCACGAGTGCTTGCAGGTTACCCCGGTTACTCCGCCCTTTCGACACTGTACGGAAGCTATCCCGGCTCCAGCAGCTATTTTTCTCACTCGTCGGGTCTTCTTGGCCTTCCTAGTCCATGGGGATATTCCCATGCAAGCGGATTTGGTTCACTAGGCTACCCAGGATCTCTAGGAGGAGTTCTTGGTGGACTCCGAGGGCCACTCGGCCTACTTGGACGTTACCCAGGGCTTTCTGGCCTGTACCCTGGACTTAGTGGTTTGTCTGGATTGTATGGAGGATACCCTGGTCTCGCAGCCCTCTCAGGTGTGCTTGGCCGTTTCCCTGGTTACTCAGCCCTTTCGACGCTATACGGAAGCTATCCCGGTTCCAGCAGTTACTTGTCTCGCTCCTCGGGTCTTCTTGGTCTTTCTAGCCCATGGGGATATTCTCACGCAAGCGGTTTTAGTTCACTAGGCTATCCAGGATCTGTTGGAGGAGTTCTCGGAGGACTTGGAGGACCTCTAGGTCTTCTTGGACATTACCCAGGACTTTCCGGCCTTTACGGAAGCTCACTTGCTCTTTCAGGTCTCACCGGAAGTTACTCAGGACTCGGACGCTTGTCTGGACTTCTGGGAGGATACTCTGGTTTGACAGGGCTTTCTGGTTTGTATGGGGGATACCCAGGTTCCTTGGGAAGCCTCAGTAGCGTTTCCGGACCTCTAGGACTACTTGGACGTTACCCAGGGCTTTCAGGACTGTACCCTGGACTTAGTGGCTTGTCTGGATTGTATGGAGGATACCCTGGTCTCACCGGCCTCTCAGGTGTGCTTGGTCGTTTCCCTGGTTACTCAGCCCTTTCGACGCTGTACGGAAGCTATCCCGGTTCCAGCAGTTACTTGTCTCGCTCCTCGGCTCTTCTTGGTCTTTCTAGCCCATGGGGATTTTCTCACGCAAGCGCTTTGGGTTCACTAGGCTATCCAGGATCTGTTGGAGGAGTTCTCGGAGGACTTGGAGGACCTCTAGGTCTTCTTGGACATTACCCAGGACTTTCCGGCCTTTACGGAAGCTCACTTGCTCTTTCAGGTCTCTCCGGAAGTTACTCAGGACTCGGACGTTTGTCTGGACTTCTGGGAGGATACTCTGGTTTGACAGGACTTTCAGGTTTGTATGGTGGATACCCAG GTTACTTGGGAAGCCTTAGTGGCCTTTCGGGACCTCTAGGACTACTTGGACGTTACCCAGGGCTTTCAGGATTGTACCCTGGACTTAGTGGCTTGTCTGGATTGTATGGAGGATACCCTGGTCTCACCGGCCTCTCAAGTGTGTTTGGGCGTTACCCCGGTTACTCAGCCCTTTCGACACTGTACGGAAGCTATCCCGGCTCCAGCAGTTACTTGTCTCGCTCCTCGGGTCTTCTTGGCCTTTCTAGCCCATGGGGATATTCCCATGCAAGCGGATTTGGTTCACTAGGCTACCCAGGATCTCTAGGAGGAGTTCTTGGAGGACTCGGAGGGCCACTTGGCCTACTTGGACATTATCCAGGGCTTTCTGGCCTGTACGGAAGCTCACTTGCTCTTTCAGGCCTCTCCGGAAGTTACTCAGGACTCGGACGCTTGTCTGGACTTCTGGGAGGATACTCTGGTTTGACAGGTCTTTCCGGTTTGTATGGTGGATACCCAGGTTACTTGGGAAGCCTTAGTGGTCTTTCCGGACCTCTTGGACTATTGGGACGTTATCCCGGCCTCTCAGGATTGCTCGGAGGCTACTCAGGTCTAAATGGTTTACTTGGATTGAACGGAGGATATTCAGGTCTCACTGGCCTGTCAGCATTACTTGGAGGATATTCAGGTCACTCTGGCCTTTCTACATTGTACGGAGGCTACCCAGGTTACGGCAGCTATTTTGGCCGCTCATCGGGACTTCTTGGACTTACCAGCCCATGGGGAACTTCATATGGCACCACCCTTGGATCTTATGGGTACCCTAGTTATTTGGGAGGACGTTATGGAGGGCTCCTTGGACGTTATCCGGGACTGCAAGGAAGTTCTTTTGGTTTGTCAGGACTATATGGAAGTTACCCCGGTCTAGGGCGCTTGTCAGGGCTTCTTGGCTACCCTGGCTTGACAGGACTTTCGAGTTTATACAGTGGATACCCAGGCGCTCTGGGAGGTCTTAGTGGCCTTGCAGGACCACTAGGACTGCTCGGACGTTACCCTGGTCTTTCTGGTTTGCTCGGAGGCTACTCAGGTCTTAACCGACTGTCTGGATTGTATGGAGGATATTCAGGTCTCACAGGTCTTTCAGGGTTGCTTGGAGGCTATCCAGGATACTCCGGCCTTTCTACTTTGTACGGAGGCTACCCAGGTTACGGCAGCTATTTGAGCCGCTCATCGGGACTTCTTGGACTTACTAGCCCATGGGGAACTTCATATGGTAGCACCCTTGGGTCTTATGGCTACCCAAGCTATTTGGGAGGACTTTATGGTGGATTTAGAGGGCCTCTAGGAGTTCTTGGACGTTATCACGGTCTCTCGGGATTGTACGGAAGCTACCCTGGTCTGTCAGGCCTCTACGGAAGTTACCCAGGCTTCGGAAGCTTGTCTGGACTCACTACTGGTTACCCTGGCTGGAGGTATCCTTCTGCCTATGGAGGTCTGAATGGCGTATGGGGATATCCATACGGTAGTAGCCTTAGCCCATACGGCTACGGAAGTTCAGTTGGCCCATTCGGATACTCTGGTCTTTATGGACGCGGCGTTGGTGCATTCGGAAACTATGGCCCATACGGGTCTTGGGGCTACCCTGGGTTCTACGGTAACGGAGTGGGTCCTCTAGGTGCATATGGATATGGTCCATTTGGTCGATATGGTCCTTTCGGCAGCTCCCTTGGCTATCCTGGAGCATACAGTAATGGATTTGGTCCCTTTGGTCCGTTCGGTTATGGCGGACCCTTCAGCGGCTACTACGGCCCATATGGTCCGTCCGGAAAAACTTTTGGTCCCTACGTTCTACCCGGCCCCTTAGGAACAACAACTTCAACTGTCGTCCCAACTGCCCAAGGACCATCTGTCACCAGTACAGTTGTGCCTGAGGTTGTGAAACCAAGTGCAACTCTAGTCACACCTGAAGGCCTGCCCACACTACCCGTTAATGTTGCAACGGGTTCAAAGGG GGTCAAGACCATCGTAGGCTGA